The Dyella sp. 2HG41-7 sequence CCGCGCGGAACCCTTCTGGCTAGCTCATCCAGCGTCGCCCACACGGGAAAACCGGGGCGCAGCAACTCCACCGCATCGAACGCGGCGCCACCCAGGGTCAATCGGGCCTGCGCAACCTCCGGAACCAGCGCATGCAGATCCTCCGCCACCAGCGCCGCCAATTCGGCGGCTTCGTCGCGGCTCAGGCTCCATCGCTGCGGATGTTCGCCGGCGGACAGTTCCAGGGCCAAAACGGCGGGCAGGGCTTGCAGCGAACCGGATTCCACGCGGGTACACCATTTATAAAGCGGGTCGTAATTCTAACATTCGTTAAGTGGCCGAGAATTTGGGCTTTCGCCGGGGGTCTGGGCGGGTTAGCCTTGCTGAACTGGTATTTGGATCAAGTCTTTTTATGGAAAACACGCAGCAGCGCGTTGGCGTCATCGGCGGTGTACGCATCCCGTTTTGTCGCAACAACACTGCCTATGCGGACGTCGGCAACTTCGGCATGTCGGTGAAGGTGCTCGGTGCGCTGGTCGAGCGCTTCGGGCTGCACGGCGTGGAGTTGGGCGAAGTGGCCATGGGGGCGGTGATCAAGCATTCCTCCGAGTGGAACCTGGCCCGCGAAGCCTTGCTCAGCTCCGGCCTGGCCCCGACCACCCCCGGCATCACCACCGCGCGCGCCTGCGGCACCTCGCTGGACAACGCCATCATCGTCGCCAACAAGATCGCCGTCGGGCAGATCGAGGCGGGCATTGCCGGCGGCTCGGATACCACCAGCGACGTGCCGATCGTCTACAGCCAGCGTTTGCGCAAACGTCTGTTGGCGGTCAATCGCGCCAAGACGCCGATGGAAAAACTGAAAACCGCCGCTCGCGGTTTTTCTTTCAGCGAATTGAAACCCTCGTTTCCCGGCGTGGCCGAGCCACGCACCGGCATGTCGATGGGCGATCACTGCGAAAAGATGGCGCGCGAATGGCACGTCGGTCGCGAAGACCAGGATCGCATCGCGCTGGAAAGCCATCGCAAGCTTGCAGCCGCCTACGACGCGGGTTTCTTCGATGATCTGGTCGTACCGTTTCGCGGCATCAAGCGCGACGGTTTTCTGCGCGCCGACAGCACGATGGAAAAACTCGCCGCGTTGAAGCCGGCGTTCGACAAAACGTCCGGCATGGGCACGCTCACCGCCGGCAATTCAACGGGTCTATCCGACGGCGCCGCGGCGGTGTTGCTGGGCAGCGATGCGTGGGCGGCCAAGCGCGGCCTGAAAATCCAGGCGTATCTGCGCGATGCGGAAGTCGCCGCGGTGGATTTCGTGCACGGCGAAGGCTTGTTGATGGCGCCGACCATCGCTGTGCCGCGCATGCTGGCGCGGCATGGACTTACGCTGCAGGATTTCGATTTCTACGAAATCCACGAAGCGTTCGCGGCGCAAGTGCTATGCACCTTGCGTGCATGGGAATCGGCCGACTACTGCAAACATCGCCTGGGTCTGGATGCGCCGTTCGGCAGCATCGATCCGGCCAAGCTCAACGTGCACGGTTCCAGTCTCGCCGTGGGGCATCCGTTTGCCGCCACCGGCGCGCGCATCATCGCCACGCTGGCAAAGATGCTGGAACAGAAAGGCTCGGGGCGCGGTTTGATTTCCATCTGCACCGCGGGCGGCATGGGCGTAACGGCGATTCTGGAAAGGCCGTAGCCGTCATGCCGAAGTTACGCGTCACCGCGACGTTGAGTTTGCTTACGCTGGCGATCGGTACGGCCGGCACCGCGTGGCTGACCGAACTCACCGAAGGACGCGCGGACGCGCCGGCCGTGGGCCATCGCGTCGCGCATGCGCTGGCGGTGCATCGTCATCACGAACATACGATCAAGCGGCCTGTCGTGGTGCAGCGACAACACTATGCGTCCGCCATCGCCTCGGCGACGCCAGCAGCTCCGGCGAACGCCGACGACACACTGGTTCCGATTTCCACGCCGACGACGTCGTTACCGGGCGGAAGCTCGGAAGATCACGCCACCGGCAATGTCGTGTTGCATCTGGTCGTCGACGGGCAGGGCGATGTGACGCAGGCATCGATCGCGCAATCCAGCGGCGATCATGTGCTCGATGCCAATGCGATGGAGATCGCGCGGCATTGGCGGTTTGCGGTGCCGATGAATCATCCGCAAG is a genomic window containing:
- a CDS encoding energy transducer TonB; the encoded protein is MPKLRVTATLSLLTLAIGTAGTAWLTELTEGRADAPAVGHRVAHALAVHRHHEHTIKRPVVVQRQHYASAIASATPAAPANADDTLVPISTPTTSLPGGSSEDHATGNVVLHLVVDGQGDVTQASIAQSSGDHVLDANAMEIARHWRFAVPMNHPQGVSGDLTLRFTGQSAS
- a CDS encoding acetyl-CoA C-acetyltransferase, which gives rise to MENTQQRVGVIGGVRIPFCRNNTAYADVGNFGMSVKVLGALVERFGLHGVELGEVAMGAVIKHSSEWNLAREALLSSGLAPTTPGITTARACGTSLDNAIIVANKIAVGQIEAGIAGGSDTTSDVPIVYSQRLRKRLLAVNRAKTPMEKLKTAARGFSFSELKPSFPGVAEPRTGMSMGDHCEKMAREWHVGREDQDRIALESHRKLAAAYDAGFFDDLVVPFRGIKRDGFLRADSTMEKLAALKPAFDKTSGMGTLTAGNSTGLSDGAAAVLLGSDAWAAKRGLKIQAYLRDAEVAAVDFVHGEGLLMAPTIAVPRMLARHGLTLQDFDFYEIHEAFAAQVLCTLRAWESADYCKHRLGLDAPFGSIDPAKLNVHGSSLAVGHPFAATGARIIATLAKMLEQKGSGRGLISICTAGGMGVTAILERP